ATTGGTTTTTATCTTGTCTATCAATTCGGTTGGGTCATTTTGGCGCTGGGCGTTTTCGGTGTATTTTCTTCTGTTTTTTACGTGGAACCGCGAGTGAATCTGGTAAGCCGTGGTATCGGAGAGCTTTTGATTGGATTGAATTTTGGCGTTTTGATGACCTTTGGCGCCTTTTACGTTCAAACTCAAAGTTTTTCCTGGCTGCCAATAATCGCTTCTCTGCCGGTGGCGCTGCTCATCGCTGCGGTTCTGTACATTAACGAATTTCCGGATGCCAAAGCGGATTATGCCGTGGGCAAATTGCATCTGGTGGTTCGCCTGGGGAAAGAAAAAGCAGTCAAGGGCTTTGTACTGATGATCATGCTCACTTATTTGGTTGTTATCGTCGGCGTGGCAGTCGATTTTCTGCCGCCAATGGCATTGATTTCGCTGCTCACTTTGCCGCTGGCTTTGAAAGCGATCAAAGTGGCGCAGGCGAATTACGACGATAGCCTCAAACTAGTCCCGGCGAACGCCAGCACGATCATGAATCATCTGTTCACAGGTTTGTTGCTGACGATTGCGTTTTTCATTGACCGATTAATTTAGTCTGCGGGCAAATTGTACAGGGAAAAGTATGGCAGAACAGCATAAAATCGTGCTTCGTCGTGTCGGCGAAAAAAGTGACATCATCAAAATCCAGTTCACTGCAACGGTGCCGACGGATATTGCAGACAGTTATTTAGCGGCTGCTTTTGGCAAGTGCTTCAAGAATAAATTTTACAAAATCATTCTTGACATGAAACACATTGACGAACCCAATTACCGTTTCATCGCCACTGTCATCGAAGCCACGACAAAAGTTCGTTCACGAAATGGAGACGTCAAGCTGATTAATGTATCTGATGCGGCAAATCACACGATTAATTCCTTCAATGCCTACACTTATTTGACAATCGACGAAAAGAAAAAGAATAAATGAAATAAAAAAAGTGATGCCGAAGTTGACCTACGGCATCACTTTTTTGTCTGAAGTCGATTGCAATTACTTCGTGAGAATCATGCGTTTAACTTCCTGAAAATTATTAATTTTCAACTGATAGAAATAAACGCCGCTGACCACCTTCCTGCCAAACTGATCCGTGCCGTCCCATTCAATTTCATGACTGCCGGCGCTGATTCTGCCATTTTGCAATACTTTCACCAACTGACCTGAAGCATTGAAAACTGACAAAGTCACATGCTCAGGCTGCGGCAACTCAAATCGAATTTGAGTCGTGGGATTGAACGGATTGGGGAAATTCTGGAACAAATGAATCGTCGTGGGCTGCAAAATTCTGTCTTTTACTGCCACTCCGCTTCCGGGCGACAACACAAAATCCTGTCCTGTCAAATCCACACCTGTGGATAAATAGAAAGATCGTTGCGCCGGATCAGACGAATATCCGGAAAGATAAACGCCCGTATGGTAGTCGCCTTCCAGAATATTTTCAAAATTATAATTTCCGCTGGCGTCGGTGTAAGTGATCAGAAAGCCTTCCGGTGACTCTTCAAAGTTATTCTCCGCGACCACGTAAACATTACCGGCGCCGGAGCCATCAGCAAAAGTCACCACACCGGAAATACCGGTCACGCCGCCCACTGGTTGAAACTGAAAATCTTTGCCCGTCACAGTTTGATTTGGCGCGACATTAATTTGCATGTAGCCGCCCATAGGCGAAGTAATATTATATCCTTCTTTGTAAGCGACAAGCGTGCTAATCATGCCGGGCAAAACTCCCAGACGATACTCTCCGTTTTCGTCGGTATTTGTCATGTACATGTGGAATTGAAAAGTCGTAACATCCAGAGACATAGCAGTAATTTGCACATCAGCCAGCGGCTCGCCGTTCGTTGTACATTTTCCCGTGATAAACGAATGATATGGTCTAAAAACAAAATCTGCTGTGAGATCCTGTCCGCTTCCGACCATTAAAGTGTCAGCCTCCGGGTGCACGTAATAATCTGAAGGCCAATTTTCATTACGCATATTTAACATGGGAGACGGAGAGACGATCACCAGGCCCGGCATAACGCCGATTTGATAATTTCCCTGCGCATCAGTAGTAGACATGCTTCCAAAAGGATTCGTCGGATCGGTGCTTATCGCAAAAACCATAATTCCCGCGACTGGCGTGCCATCATTTTTCTTGACATTGCCGTGCACTGAACTCTCGAAAGCTTCCAGTTGAAAATCGACTGTCTGGCTTTGATCGTTGCTCACAGTCACTGTGACTGTGTCTGAGGGTTGATAATCCACCGAAGGAAATTGCATGGCGACGGCGGCATAAGTTCCGTTGGTAACGGAAATCTTATAATCACCATCTTGATCTGTGATGCCAAAAAAGGCGTCCTCATTTTCGCCGTTCGCCGCGATGACGAAAACATTTTGTATGGGTGCGCCGGTTGATTTGGCAGTTACTTTTCCCTGAATGAACGGCGGCTGCGGCTCAACCTGAATGTGCATTTTCACAAAATCTTCGCTGCCATCTTCATCCACAAAACGGATAAGCATGGTCAAACCAGTCGGCAGTAAAACTTCCGTGGGGTCGATGGTAAATGTCGTATGAATTTTGCCATCAACGCCGGTTTCGTCGCCGGCAAAATCATTTTCCGAATCCTGCGGGTCTTTGATCCAGCCGATGCCGTCGGTCAGGTAGAAAAATTCTACGATCTCTTCCATGGCGCCGATTTTCCCGTCATTATCCATATCGACGTAATATTCGACGGCAACTTTGTTCCCCGGCGCAGCGAGATCACAAGTAAAAACCAGATCGACGGGCAGTTGAGTAATCGTAATTTCTTTTTGGCCGTTTATTTTGGCATTAGTCACTGCAAGGACTAATGTCGGCAGCGCAATCAAAATGACGACTAAAATTGTAAGCTTCTTTGCCATAAAAAAACCTCCATAGTTTGTTTTAACTTATTGAATTTTAATAAAAATTTTTAGCAATTCTCATCAAAAAGGATACCGGGGATACAGCAATGACTGAAAGAAGAAACCGCTGCTCTGCATTGATCTAATAAGTTTTGTACAAATTTTCAAGCGTCTTTTTTCAGCCACCGCTAAAAATTTCCTATCACCCCTCCTGGGATTGCCCTGCATTGTCAAATGAATTCAATTTTCCAAACCTTTAAAAAAGCGAGCGCAAAACAGAAAGACATCACGCTACAAAAACAGGCTTATCGACAATCCAGGAATGTAACATAGAGATGCAGATATTTTTAACTGTTATTATATATCATTTTCTTTCAAAAAATGCAAGCATTTTTTGAAAAATTTTTATTTTAAATTAAGTTAAAAAATTTTGCGCACTATCAATATGATGGATGTCACATTTGGGGAAGAATTCATTTTTCGGCGAGAAAACGATCTCTAAATAGCCGCAAAGACGCTCGAGATGAAAAAAAATTAGCCGAGTGAAAAAGATTATCACTAACACGAAAAAAAGGACCTCGGGCTTTTTTGCTGATCCTGGAATTTTGTCAACACGCGTAAGTGAGATTAGATTTATCTCCAATTTATTGGCTTGTTTCTTCCTTCATTTCGATCAGAGGAAAAATGAGCAATTCGCCGACTTTGAGCTTGTTCAGCGCGCGATCAGGGTTGTATTTGGCGACAAGCCAGTAGGGCACATTGTACCTGTTATTGCATAAATCCCAGATGTTATCACCGGATTTGACGCGATGCATCTTGAGGCCTTTTATCTGATAGCGGGAAAAGAAATTATTCTCCTGAGCCTGGCGATACTCAATTCGTTTTCTGTCAAATTCCGCTCTGGTCACATTTTTGAACGATAGTTTGATTTTTTGATCCATACGAATCGGTTCCCCGAAAGAAAGGCCATTGATGCGTCGCAACTCGCGCGTCGAAATTTTGAGCCAGTCAGCAAAATGACCCAGCGTTTCATTGGACCCTACTTTTACAAAATCATAACTGCTATTTTCGCTTGCTTCTGCTTTTTTCGGTAGAGCAAAGGAGCGAAGCGATTCTTTGACGCTGTTTTTCTGTGATGATTCCCGTTCTGCCCGCTTGACAGCAGTAGATTTTTCACTCGCTGCAAGCTGCGGCGTCTGCGAGTTAGTTCCTTCATTCAAAGCATATTTTTCATGCCCCGAAATCAGAGACCAGGCAACTCCGTATTGAGCGTCTTCACGATAAGGTATTTTCAATTTGTAACCGCGCGGGATTCTTCTCTGGGACTGCAACGTGCGTTTTTTCAGCGACGGATTGAACTCGCGAATGACATCCTCCGGCAACTTCAATATTCGGGAAATATGTTTGAAATAACTGTTAGACGGCAAGCGATATTCCACGTATCGCATCGGCGGCTCAAAATTGATTTCGCCAAAGTAAATGCGATAATTTCTGCTCACTTCCAGAGCCGCCAAAAACTCGGCGTAAAAATTTTTCGAAGCAAATTTAAATGATCTGCTGTTGTATTTTTGAATTATTTCTCCGATGTCGCGGGCGCCGACTTTTTTAACCGCCTTTTCCATGCCATGCACGCCGTGGTTGTAAGCCGTGATGGCAAGGGGCCAGTTGCCCAGTTTTTCGTAATTCTCTTTCAACAATTTCGCCGCCGCGACAGTGGCAGAGATGGGATCAAATCGTTCGTCCACGGTGTAGTTTATCTTCAAAAATCGCCGTCCGGTGCGGCGCGTGAACTGCCAGATGCCGGCAGCGCCTACTTTCGAATAGGATTTTACATGAAAAAGCGATTCTACAAAAGGTAACGCCGCTAATTCCAGTGGCAAATCAAACTCTCGAAAGATGCGATTAATGTGCTCTGCATAACGGCCAGAGCGAATCAATCCTTCACGGAATTGATCGCGAAGACCCTGCTGTCCTCGAATATTGTCGATTGCTCTTAAAAATGTCTCAGGGGTAGGATTCTCATGGAAAAGATTGTACACATAACGCTCGCGCGCGTGCAGGGTGTCCGGGTTCAAAGTATCGGCGGAGGCTAGTTTTTTCAAAATTTGACAATATCTGTCTTTGACAGAATCGGCGTAATTCCATTTGGCTTTTTCGGTAACCGCTTCTTCGGGAAATGCATCGTCTAAATCGATCACTTCGTAAATTATCGACAAATTTTCCGAATCATGAATGACGATCTGGTCGCTGTCGTAAAGCGTGTAAATGGAGGTCCAAAACCGAATATTCGGTCGCAGGACATCGGGCTGCGGGAACAAATCCTGATCGATCTCCAGCGCATGCAACGGCGCAATCAGTAAACAGCCAAAAACCCAGCTTCGGACGAGCCAGTGATTCAAACTTCGCAGCAAAAACAATGTTGTCTTCATCGTCGCCTTTTGGAATTAGGAAAGATTTCTATGTTGCCGATTTATTTACTTCGCCCTTTTTTTACGCCTCCGTCAAATAATCAGAGCAAAAAAGATACCAGAGTTATTTTGCTGATAAAAAATTAAATACGTTAAATATTATTTTTTAATCTATATTTATCAATATGTTAGAACGCTAAATTGAACCATCAGCAATTTATTGTAGTTTTAACAAGTTAAAAAATAAGTAGTTAACTGCTTCAGCAGTTTTGCTTTAGATTTATTACTTTGTCGATTACCAACTTTTCGGAATTACGACCACGATAGCAACACAGCGGTCGCACGCCATCATTTCAAAATGAAATCAAAAATTAAAATAAATCATCAATGTCTTCGTCCACGTCAAATTCGTCCTCGTAGCGACGTTTGAGAAAGCGCGCTTTTGAAGGATCTGTGCGCAAAATCCGCTCGATAACTTCGACTAATTCTGACTTTTCCATGGAGTCGAGATTTTCCACCATTCTGCCCACATCCAAAAAATCTTCCCGATCATTGACCCAGGAATACAGCAACGAAATCACATGTTTGCACAAGCGGTCTCTGGCGCCGCAGCTACAGGAAGACAAAAGCTGGCGACCGTCAGCGATAATTTGAATCTGAAACTCATCAACGACCTCACGAACGGTTGCGGTAATTTTATTGCGAAAGACAGCCGCTTTGACGACCTGACCATTGCAATAATAATCCCAGCTTTCTCCGTCAGTGTTTTCATTGTCTAACAGCGCCACCATTCTCTCGGAAATATTCATCAATTCTTCGACTATCTTATTATCTTCATCGTAAGTAATCATTGATTGTGCCTTTGGAAAAATTCATCTTAAATTTATCAAAAAAAATATCCGCCCCAAATTGAAAGCGGAAATTGACTGGAAATAATAATTTTATTTTCAACAAAAAATAGCTATCAATTACCTGAGCTAACCTTTCACAAAATAATATATTTAATTTTAGGCAAAAAATCAAGTGATTTTTTACTGATTTTTCGACCAAATTGAATTTTCTCAAAATTGGGTCTTGCAATAATGTCATTATTTGCACCATCGGCGTACAAAATAAAACTGGCGACGCTATCTTTGACAAGCTGAAGATTATCGTGCCGGCGTACTGACAGACGAATATTTCGAAACAGCTTTGCTCTCTCCAGATCACGTTGCGCGTAAATCTTCGTCAAAAGCTGCTGCACACGATTGCAAACCAGCGCCTGATTGAAATGAATGAAGAAATCCGCACTATCAAAAATTTGATGATTCAATTTTTGCAAAAAGAATCCGGCCACGGCATGAGGGAATCAAAAACGGCGACTGATTAATCTGCTATTTTAAGCCTACATTTTTCCAAAAAGCGAATTCCAAAATTCAATTGAGATTCTATTCCCCGACCGGCACAATCATCATCGCCAGCCCATTATTCGCTGCTACATTTCTTCGAATAATATGATTCTTTTCAACATCCATTTTTTGGATGCGGACGTGTGTTCTGCTCGGGAAAGCCGCATCGTCAGAATAGATTGACGCTGCATATTTTACGCCCGGCTTCAAAAATGATAGTTTGACTTCAAAAACACGTGGTTCTTCTCCGTTCACGCAACCGACAAACCAGTTTTCTCCGCTGCGTCGGGCAACCGTAGCGTATTTTCCGATTTCACCGGAGAGAAACTTTGTGTCATCCCAAACAGTCGGGACTTCATCAAAAAATTCCAATTCTGGAGTTTCACTGATTACTTTTTCCAAATTTCCCGCCGGTAGTCCGCGCCGCGGCGGACTATCATACCAGTAGAGAAATTGCCACGGGCTATACAGACAAACAGCTTTCGCCAACTGCGATGCATGAGACCCCATTCTTTCATCAACTCGTTTGGAAAAATAACAGTTCGTATTATCTCCGGCGCCGGCAATCATTCGCGTGAAAAGTGTGATCAACGTATGCTCGTTGGTCGGCGCTTCCTCGTCGCCGCGAATGCCCTCGACAGTCATCAAATTGGGGTAGGTGCGGGAGTAACCTGTGGGACGATATTCGTCGTGAATGTCCACCATCAACTTATTTTCCGCAGCTTTGCGGATCGCCTCATGCAGCCAGCGCGTCCAATATTGAGAGCCCACGTTCACAAAACCGTATTTCACCCCCGAAATACCCCATTTTCGATACAACGGCAAAATTTCATCCAACTGTTTTTCCATCGCTCGGCGGTTCACATAAAGAATAATACCCACGCCTTTTTTGTGCGCATAGTTCACAACTTCAGCCAGATCAAGGGGGCCCGGCGAACGTTTGGGATCGACGGTTACCGTTGTGGCGTCAGACGAATCGTCATACTCGTGGCCATACCAGCCGGCATCAAATTCCACAAACTGAAGATTATGTTTCGCGGCGAAATCCACGCAGGCTTTTCCGCCAGCCGTCGTCAAGGTAATTTCCCGAATGACTTTTCCGGGGCGAATCCAGGACGTATCTTCAATCTTGCACGGTTCGTTCAGATTCAGCAGCAAATAGTTGTGTTCCAACAATTCCCCTGCGCTTTTGCCGATCAAAATAAATCGCCACGGCGTTTTAAATGGCAATAAAGAGCGAACTTCGCTCGCCAGAGAAGATTTCAAGCCAAATGGTTTTCCGGGAATCGGATCAAATTTCATGCGAGCGTAATCCACCAGCGCGGCTTCGCCGATAGCTACAAAAAGACTGTCGTTAATTTTCACAGTCAGTGGACGCTCGCAGCCCGGATTCAGTTCGCTCAAACGTTTCTCCTGATATTCCGCCTGCGCATGGGCTGCTTCCCAGGTCAGAAAATCTCCGGTGAAATAAAAAGTTGTGTTCTCATCTTCAATCACCAGAGAATCCAGCCCATTTTGTTCGGGAAAAATGTAGCGAAATGCGATTCCTTCATCGTA
This genomic interval from Calditrichota bacterium contains the following:
- the menA gene encoding 1,4-dihydroxy-2-naphthoate octaprenyltransferase, which codes for MSKPKTWVMAVRAPFFTASIVPVLLGTSIAYYQNVSINWLYFLLTLIAGVFLHAGANVINDYFDHVTQNDEINTEFVRPFTGGSRMIQNGLMTPKEVLAEGLICLFIGSAIGFYLVYQFGWVILALGVFGVFSSVFYVEPRVNLVSRGIGELLIGLNFGVLMTFGAFYVQTQSFSWLPIIASLPVALLIAAVLYINEFPDAKADYAVGKLHLVVRLGKEKAVKGFVLMIMLTYLVVIVGVAVDFLPPMALISLLTLPLALKAIKVAQANYDDSLKLVPANASTIMNHLFTGLLLTIAFFIDRLI
- a CDS encoding T9SS type A sorting domain-containing protein, which codes for MAKKLTILVVILIALPTLVLAVTNAKINGQKEITITQLPVDLVFTCDLAAPGNKVAVEYYVDMDNDGKIGAMEEIVEFFYLTDGIGWIKDPQDSENDFAGDETGVDGKIHTTFTIDPTEVLLPTGLTMLIRFVDEDGSEDFVKMHIQVEPQPPFIQGKVTAKSTGAPIQNVFVIAANGENEDAFFGITDQDGDYKISVTNGTYAAVAMQFPSVDYQPSDTVTVTVSNDQSQTVDFQLEAFESSVHGNVKKNDGTPVAGIMVFAISTDPTNPFGSMSTTDAQGNYQIGVMPGLVIVSPSPMLNMRNENWPSDYYVHPEADTLMVGSGQDLTADFVFRPYHSFITGKCTTNGEPLADVQITAMSLDVTTFQFHMYMTNTDENGEYRLGVLPGMISTLVAYKEGYNITSPMGGYMQINVAPNQTVTGKDFQFQPVGGVTGISGVVTFADGSGAGNVYVVAENNFEESPEGFLITYTDASGNYNFENILEGDYHTGVYLSGYSSDPAQRSFYLSTGVDLTGQDFVLSPGSGVAVKDRILQPTTIHLFQNFPNPFNPTTQIRFELPQPEHVTLSVFNASGQLVKVLQNGRISAGSHEIEWDGTDQFGRKVVSGVYFYQLKINNFQEVKRMILTK
- a CDS encoding transglycosylase SLT domain-containing protein translates to MKTTLFLLRSLNHWLVRSWVFGCLLIAPLHALEIDQDLFPQPDVLRPNIRFWTSIYTLYDSDQIVIHDSENLSIIYEVIDLDDAFPEEAVTEKAKWNYADSVKDRYCQILKKLASADTLNPDTLHARERYVYNLFHENPTPETFLRAIDNIRGQQGLRDQFREGLIRSGRYAEHINRIFREFDLPLELAALPFVESLFHVKSYSKVGAAGIWQFTRRTGRRFLKINYTVDERFDPISATVAAAKLLKENYEKLGNWPLAITAYNHGVHGMEKAVKKVGARDIGEIIQKYNSRSFKFASKNFYAEFLAALEVSRNYRIYFGEINFEPPMRYVEYRLPSNSYFKHISRILKLPEDVIREFNPSLKKRTLQSQRRIPRGYKLKIPYREDAQYGVAWSLISGHEKYALNEGTNSQTPQLAASEKSTAVKRAERESSQKNSVKESLRSFALPKKAEASENSSYDFVKVGSNETLGHFADWLKISTRELRRINGLSFGEPIRMDQKIKLSFKNVTRAEFDRKRIEYRQAQENNFFSRYQIKGLKMHRVKSGDNIWDLCNNRYNVPYWLVAKYNPDRALNKLKVGELLIFPLIEMKEETSQ
- a CDS encoding glycoside hydrolase family 97 protein, whose amino-acid sequence is MAKEGFAVIENSPLSFKCQNDVSFEKDFYIKSVKKDEVNTSWKPVHGERSEIPDHYRSAVVELRQRGENGRIMKLEVRAYDEGIAFRYIFPEQNGLDSLVIEDENTTFYFTGDFLTWEAAHAQAEYQEKRLSELNPGCERPLTVKINDSLFVAIGEAALVDYARMKFDPIPGKPFGLKSSLASEVRSLLPFKTPWRFILIGKSAGELLEHNYLLLNLNEPCKIEDTSWIRPGKVIREITLTTAGGKACVDFAAKHNLQFVEFDAGWYGHEYDDSSDATTVTVDPKRSPGPLDLAEVVNYAHKKGVGIILYVNRRAMEKQLDEILPLYRKWGISGVKYGFVNVGSQYWTRWLHEAIRKAAENKLMVDIHDEYRPTGYSRTYPNLMTVEGIRGDEEAPTNEHTLITLFTRMIAGAGDNTNCYFSKRVDERMGSHASQLAKAVCLYSPWQFLYWYDSPPRRGLPAGNLEKVISETPELEFFDEVPTVWDDTKFLSGEIGKYATVARRSGENWFVGCVNGEEPRVFEVKLSFLKPGVKYAASIYSDDAAFPSRTHVRIQKMDVEKNHIIRRNVAANNGLAMMIVPVGE